The following proteins are encoded in a genomic region of Trichoplusia ni isolate ovarian cell line Hi5 chromosome 18, tn1, whole genome shotgun sequence:
- the LOC113503141 gene encoding citron Rho-interacting kinase-like → MEPSKEAIAVRITRLNRQILGKVTGGTTKFNKKTIDREALFDALTVLYDECNDDPVKKSDDLVKAFLDKYRSTLAELRRTRVCISDFEMLQTIGRGHFGEVHMVREKQTGDVYAMKTLRKEQARKRADDERDVLATATGPWIPKLQYAFQDCNNLYLVMELCCGGDLSGLLSRRAAPLSERDAAFYVAEVAHALKALHGMGYVHRDVKPHNILLDRCGHVKLGDFGSSARLSEGGCLGAAVATADYMAPELLAAADCAAHTVCLQYCGRLVTSAISSCDYWSLGVIAFELVTLRRPFSSDDEDSIPKILSNIQRYERSSSPSLPWGESPCEPSGDWRALVGGLLRVLPSKRYSYLDTLQHAALAHLPAHNIRDQAPPWVPCVRGSEDASYFTAAPRCPQPPSAAPFRTRPPFAGQLPFVGYSYVAPEDSEDHSGGFNASHDCTAIDMATFKSAEKLAAMRSREIASLQTKLAESEAMASANVERVRQEADAETERQRVRLQAEITALSLQNKRLERQVEVEREERMVLQRSNQELAAGLAGRGAAELRSARAAAAALQAERDALAAQLRRLEATADTLQAETRRARADADAARAQQQHYKDIIEHVHELRHRRLTEFNVRPIVSATLKNTSLLLFKPNPKDSIAKERAIRRQTLSGGEAESREAASRIAAAEANTAREVRARQALDKKLLAMEEENKSLRDDLDEAKRELSNAQERLGEKQRSANTSSEQLKELQVQLAQERVKASTLQAQVQELERSVEESVRREAALEEQCARTEARLNERLQDAQQTAANALHEDARHREKVNTLEQLVRQLEREVSALEKRSCVACAAAASTSAQPESDRPQPEPASARSDTRKDTHSDTESVGDNAQAQAQAQLALLKEQLERAETQLQARAEEMAALRQEARAANLARWRKEREYNELSIEMKSTARDLKRAEERLTTAMEARKAAESKASEAQTELAKIKPLYDLASKEAQRLKEQFDKLQKTHEVIQVEVDRSRNDIRKLKSELQYSERRRLHAEEQEELSSRERAQLRDELSEVRRHNAELVQNNKALQEACGMLEEQLTDLEKLADIHEIKNKDLESQLKGVRTELESCRSRLGEAEQQASQRGVAASRAALQHEEARDQARHAHTELQLLRERLEARETRVAELEAQVAQLESARAAGDAALGSAARRLRDLQEECAALRTRAHQHHAHALQLQASLADVQEQLAGAREAAAGAAAWWRTRETKADATLRQQAKLIDFLQAKVEEAGRKKCSLSNKLFGRSGRRPAASPPLRRANRELREEVERLRAKLAACSAPDASSFSSYPSTPKREKPKQVANGPKKSIDSPDGSQDKGLLIVWSDGSRERMRAKCVDQTLVLTSGNRELHGRLLPTDPKNLPHNEANRAFLIKIDNCDRGSEVAVVCASIAERTAWAARLAPSGGAAGGAGGARCGYAPTVLLPLRSTPHTAIYVAPNAVAIGCSDGLHSLRGGVRVEWAGSGGAGGAGGVRGLALAGGRALLQAGAQLAHAGLLALGSALRRAAALQPALPAAPLRLPDNTPPHLLKALTGSEVTEGPCVAVACGRRVFLLRYDASASEFKVSRSLTVDRAPSSLLLTARTLYIAGEKPLKVNLPSGALESFGMDEPTVAAAAKKHSPPKAFLLIKNNPVEILICYAECGVFVDENGKRTRNDDPKWSTAVYSWEFVNPFLYVVGDDKVTIVYLNDDAYRAPPCTCDTTSLASTASDCYLPEIFTLKMKEPVFLGTAPNGIIIRTKTDDGFNVSIIDGMAAFRSVGASVESLATLSDTKGSMNDLTQSLTDLTPQDVSQESVEVTTGFLADIRKRARQLRNKHRKEQTPDDVIKEILTTEVDLKRTTNGRKSPATISEFDSDSETEDSEGKPESSKGTADICAEMFTRQVRFQ, encoded by the exons ATGGAGCCTTCGAAAGAGGCAATAGCTGTGCGCATCACGCGGTTAAATCGTCAGATATTGGGTAAAGTGACAGGTGGGACTACAAAGTTTAACAAAAAGACAATAGACCGCGAGGCTCTATTTGATGCTTTAACAGTTTTATACGATGAGTGTAACGATGATCCGGTCAAGAAGAGCGACGACCTGGTCAAGGCTTTCCTGGACAAAT atcGCAGTACTCTGGCGGAGCTGCGCCGCACCAGGGTATGCATCTCCGACTTTGAGATGCTGCAAACCATTGGCCGTGGACACTTCGGAGAAGTCcat ATGGTGAGAGAGAAGCAGACTGGTGATGTATACGCTATGAAGACGTTGCGCAAGGAGCAGGCACGGAAGCGCGCTGATGACGAGCGCGACGTGCTTGCCACTGCCACCGGGCCCTGGATACCTAAGCTGCAGTATGCCTTCCAA GACTGCAACAACCTGTACCTGGTGATGGAGTTGTGTTGCGGCGGCGACTTATCCGGGCTGCTGTCGCGGCGCGCGGCCCCGCTCAGCGAGCGCGACGCCGCCTTCTACGTGGCGGAGGTCGCGCACGCGCTCAAGGCGCTGCACGGCATGGGATACGTGCACCGAGACGTCAAGCCGCATAATATACTGCTAGATAG ATGCGGTCACGTGAAGCTAGGTGACTTCGGTTCGAGCGCGCGGCTGTCCGAAGGCGGCTGCCTGGGCGCGGCGGTGGCCACGGCCGACTACATGGCGCCCGAGCTGCTGGCGGCCGCCGACTGCGCCGCGCACACTGTGTGTCTACAGTACTGCGGGAGGCTTGTAACATCGGCCATT TCGTCCTGTGACTACTGGTCGCTCGGAGTGATAGCTTTTGAGCTCGTGACGCTGCGACGACCGTTCTCATCTGATGACGAGGATTCTATTCCTAAAATCCTGAGTAATATACAAAG GTACGAGCGCTCGTCGTCCCCGTCGCTCCCGTGGGGCGAGTCCCCTTGCGAGCCCAGCGGCGACTGGCGCGCGCTGGTGGGCGGGCTGCTGCGCGTGCTGCCCAGCAAGCGGTACTCCTACCTCGACACGCTGCAGCACGCCGCGCTCGCGCATCTGCCCGCGCACAACATACGGGACCAG GCCCCCCCGTGGGTCCCGTGTGTGCGTGGCTCGGAGGACGCGTCGTACTTCACGGCGGCGCCGCGCTGCCCGCAGCCGCCCAGCGCCGCGCCCTTCCGCACGCGACCGCCCTTCGCCGGACAACTGCCCTTCGTCG GCTATTCATACGTTGCACCGGAAGACAGCGAAGATCACAGCGGCGGTTTCAACGCCTCTCACGACTGCACTGCAATAGATATGGCCACTTTCAA GTCAGCAGAAAAGCTAGCAGCGATGCGCAGTCGTGAGATCGCGTCGTTACAAACGAAGTTAGCGGAGTCCGAGGCTATGGCGAGCGCTAACGTGGAGCGCGTCCGTCAAGAGGCCGACGCCGAGACCGAGCGCCAGCGGGTGCGTCTGCAGGCAGAGATCACTGCGCTTAGTCTGCAGAACAA ACGCCTGGAGCGTCAGGTGGAGGTGGAGCGCGAGGAGCGCATGGTCCTGCAGCGCAGCAACCAGGAGCTGGCGGCGGGGCTggcggggcgcggcgccgccgagctgcgcagcgcgcgcgccgccgccgccgcgctgcagGCCGAGCGGGACGCGCTGGCCGCGCAGCTGCGCCGCCTCGAGGCCACGGCCGACACGCTGCAGGCGGAGACCCGCCGCGCGCGAGCTGACGCCGACGCGGCGAGGGCGCAGCAACAACACTACAAG GACATAATAGAACATGTCCACGAGTTGCGACACAGGAGGCTAACAGAATTCAACGTGAGACCGATTGTGAGTGCAACACTAAAGAATACCAGCCTATTGTTAT TCAAACCAAAtcctaaa GACTCAATAGCAAAGGAACGCGCGATCCGTCGGCAGACCCTCAGCGGTGGGGAGGCCGAGAGCCGAGAGGCCGCCTCCCGCATCGCCGCGGCCGAGGCCAACACGGCCAGGGAGGTGCGCGCGAGGCAGGCGCTCGACAAGAAGCTGCTGGCCATGGAGGAGGAGAACAAGAGCCTCAGAGATGACTTGGATGAGGCGAAGAGAGAGTTGTCGAACGCACAG GAGCGTCTTGGCGAGAAGCAACGCTCCGCCAACACGTCATCGGAACAACTCAAAGAGTTACAAGTACAGCTGGCTCAAGAGCGCGTCAAAGCTTCCACGTTACAAGCTCAAGTGCAG GAGTTAGAGCGCAGTGTCGAAGAGTCGGTCCGTCGCGAGGCGGCGCTAGAGGAGCAATGCGCGCGTACCGAGGCCCGTCTCAACGAGCGTCTGCAAGACGCGCAGCAGACCGCCGCCAACGCGCTGCACGAGGACGCCAGACACAGGGAGAAG gTCAACACACTAGAACAGTTAGTAAGACAGCTAGAACGCGAAGTGAGCGCGTTGGAGAAGCGATCGTGTGTCGCGTGTGCGGCGGCCGCCTCGACCTCCGCGCAGCCGGAGAGTGACCGACCGCAGCCCGAACCCGCGAGCGCGCGCAGCGATACCCGGAAAGACACCCACAGCGATACCGAGAGCGTCGGGGACAATGCGCAGGCGCAGGCACAGGCACAGCTGGCCCTACTCAAGGAACAACTTGAAAGGGCTGAGACACAGCTACAG GCGCGTGCTGAAGAAATGGCGGCGTTACGTCAAGAAGCTAGAGCGGCAAATCTAGCGAGATGGAGAAag GAACGCGAATACAACGAGCTatcaattgaaatgaaatcaacTGCCCGGGACTTGAAGCGCGCGGAGGAACGCCTGACCACCGCAATGGAAGCTCGCAAGGCGGCCGAGAGTAAGGCAAGCGAGGCTCAGACTGAGCTGGCCAAGATAAAGCCTCTGTATGACCTGGCCAGCAAGGAAGCGCAGCGCTTGAAGGAACAGTTTGATAAGCTGCAGAAGACGCACGAGGTTATACAAGTAGAGGTTGACAG GTCCCGCAACGACATCCGCAAGTTGAAGAGTGAGCTGCAGTACAGCGAGCGGCGGCGGCTGCACGCGGAGGAGCAGGAGGAGCTGTCCAGCCGCGAGCGCGCGCAGCTGCGGGACGAGCTCAGCGAGGTCCGCCGACACAACGCCGAGCTCGTGCAG AACAACAAGGCTTTGCAAGAAGCTTGCGGCATGCTGGAGGAACAGCTGACAGATCTCGAGAAGCTTGCTGACATTCATGAGATCAAGAACAAGGACCTAGAG AGCCAGTTGAAAGGCGTCCGCACAGAGCTGGAGTCGTGTCGCTCGCGGCTGGGCGAGGCCGAGCAGCAGGCGTCGCAGCGCGGGGTCGCCGCCAGCCGCGCCGCGCTGCAGCACGAGGAGGCGCGCGACCAGGCGCGACACGCGCACACAGAGCTGCAGCTGCTCAGG GAGCGGCTGGAGGCCCGCGAGACGCGCGTGGCGGAGCTGGAGGCGCAGGTGGCGCAGCTGGagagcgcgcgcgcggcgggcgaCGCGGCGCTgggcagcgcggcgcggcgcctgCGCGACCTGCAGGAGGAGTGCGCCGCGCTGCGCACGCGCGCGCACCAGCACCACGCGCACGCGCTGCAGCTGCAGGCCAGCCTCGCCGACGTGCAG GAGCAGCTGGCGGGCGCGCgcgaggcggcggcgggcgcggccgcgtGGTGGCGCACGCGCGAGACCAAGGCGGACGCCACGCTGCGGCAACAGGCCAAGCTCATCGACTTCCTGCAG GCTAAAGTAGAGGAGGCGGGTCGTAAGAAGTGTTCACTCAGCAACAAGTTGTTCGGTCGCTCGGGGCGCAGGCCCGCCGCCTCACCGCCGCTCAGGAGGGCTAACAG GGAACTGCGCGAGGAGGTCGAGAGACTCCGCGCCAAGCTGGCGGCCTGCTCGGCGCCCGATGCTAG TTCTTTTTCCAGTTATCCGTCGACGCCCAAGCGTGAGAAACCAAAGCAAGTCGCGAATGG gccTAAGAAGAGTATCGACTCGCCTGATGGATCTCAAGATAAAGGACTGCTTATAGTCTG GTCAGACGGTAGCCGTGAGAGGATGCGCGCGAAGTGCGTGGACCAGACGTTGGTACTGACCAGCGGGAACAGGGAGCTGCACGGCCGACTGCTGCCCACCGACCCCAAGAACTTACCGCACAACGAAGCCAACAGGGCCTTCCTT ATAAAGATTGACAACTGCGACCGCGGCTCAGAGGTAGCAGTGGTTTGCGCCAGCATAGCGGAGCGCACGGCGTGGGCGGCGCGCCTGGCGCCCagcgggggcgcggccgggg gcgcggggggcgcgcgctGCGGGTACGCGCCCACCGTGCTGCTGCCGCTGCGCTCCACTCCGCACACTGCGATATACGTCGCGCCTAATGCTGTCGCCATTG GTTGCTCGGACGGGCTGCACTCGCtgcgcggcggcgtgcgcgtgGAGTGGGCGGGCTCGggcggcgcggggggcgcgggcggcgtgcGCGGGCTGGCGCTGGCGGGCGGGCGCGCGCTGCTGCAGGCGGGCGCGCAGCTGGCGCACGCGGGGCTGCTGGCGCTGGGCTCCGcgctgcgccgcgccgccgcgctgcaGCCCGCGCTGCCCGCCGCGCCGCTGCGTCTGCCCGACAACACGCCGCCGCATCTCCTCAAG GCCCTCACAGGCAGCGAGGTAACAGAAGGCCCCTGCGTGGCCGTAGCCTGCGGGCGGCGCGTGTTCCTGCTGCGGTACGACGCGTCCGCCTCCGAGTTCAAGGTGTCGCGCTCGCTCACCGTGGACCGCGCGCCGAGCTCGCTGCTACTCACCGCCAGGACTCTGTACATCGCCGGAGAGAAACCTCTCAAAGTAAACTTGCCTTCGGGTGCCCTCGAATCTTTTGGCATGGACGAACCAACAGTCGCCGCAGCCGCTAAGAAGCACTCAccgcctaaagccttcctcctCATTAAAAACAATCCTGTAGAAATTCTAATATGTTACGCGGAGTGCGGTGTATTCGTTGATGAGAACGGAAAACGTACGCGAAACGATGACCCCAAGTGGAGTACAGCCGTCTACAGCTGGGAGTTTGTCAACCCCTTCTTGTACGTCGTAGGGGATGACAAAGTCACTATAGTTTATCTAAACGACGACGCATATAGGGCTCCGCCATGCACTTGTGATACCACCTCTCTTGCCTCGACCGCATCCGACTGCTACTTGCCAGAAATATTCACTCTCAAGATGAAAGAACCAGTGTTCTTGGGAACAGCGCCAAATGGAATCATAATACGAACAAAGACAGACGACGGATTTAACGTCTCGATCATAGACGGCATGGCGGCGTTCAGGAGCGTCGGCGCTTCAGTAGAGTCCTTAGCAACGCTGTCAGATACCAAGGGGTCAATGAACGACCTGACGCAGTCACTGACCGACCTCACACCTCAAGACGTGTCGCAGGAGAGCGTGGAGGTGACGACAGGCTTCCTCGCGGACATCAGGAAGCGAGCGCGCCAGCTGCGCAACAAGCATCGCAAGGAACAAACACCGGACGATGTCATCAAGGAGATATTGACCACCGAGGTCGACTTGAAACGGACAACTAACGGACGCAAATCCCCCGCAACTATATCAGAATTCGATTCTGACTCGGAAACAGAAGACAGTGAGGGCAAGCCAGAATCCTCGAAAGGCACGGCGGACATATGCGCAGAAATGTTCACTAGACAAGTGCGCTTCCAGTGA
- the LOC113503207 gene encoding alpha-tocopherol transfer protein-like, giving the protein MALLQGPSRKQADLITQELGEAPGDIERGVRDLRSMLAASPYLPDPENVDKRVLELFVRGCRMDLDRARTKLEAYCLARARFRDLYEHRSLTSPPLSEVCKFMDIVVLPKLTDEGYRVTIFRIRPEYPESAADVANAVRAVLLTSDVRMFDEHQIAGDVFVYEVSHVRGSVVAHVAAAANAVRRAIQLAQAAYPQRLKRIHVVGSPPFLASSLQLMRSCVNEKIRRRYYLHAKVDELLDHFPARTLPSEWGGEEETIDVLSKKWRRRIDEVSPYLRVFNEVCNAAPAPANDVDIYGTVGAFRKLDID; this is encoded by the exons ATGGCGCTGTTACAAGGCCCGTCCCGAAAGCAAGCAGACCTGATAACCCAGGAGCTGGGGGAAGCTCCCGGGGACATCGAGCGAGGGGTCCGGGACCTGAGGAGTATGCTGGCCGCCTCCCCGTACCTCCCAGATCCTGAAAACGTGG ACAAACGTGTGCTGGAGCTGTTCGTGCGCGGCTGTCGCATGGACCTGGATCGCGCGCGCACCAAGCTCGAGGCGTACTGCCTAGCCAGAGCCCGCTTCAGGGACCTGTATGAACATCGCTCACTCACCTCACCGCCGCTCAGCGAGGTCTGCAAATTCAT GGATATAGTAGTTCTCCCAAAGCTAACAGACGAGGGCTACCGCGTGACCATCTTCAGGATACGGCCGGAGTATCCGGAGAGCGCCGCCGACGTCGCCAACGCGGTGCGCGCCGTGCTGCTCACCAGCGATGTAAGGATGTTCGACGAGCACCAGATTGCTGGAGACGTGTTCGTATACGAG GTCTCTCACGTGCGTGGCTCAGTGGTTGCCCACGTCGCTGCTGCAGCCAACGCGGTCCGCCGAGCGATCCAGCTGGCGCAAGCCGCTTACCCTCAGCGGCTGAAGAGGATCCACGTCGTTGGCTCTCCGCCGTTCCTCGCGTCCTCCTTGCAACTCATGCGCAGCTGTGTCAACGAGAAAATTAGGAGACGG TACTACTTGCATGCAAAAGTAGACGAGCTCCTGGATCACTTCCCGGCACGAACCCTCCCCTCAGAGTGGGGTGGTGAAGAGGAAACCATCGACGTTCTGTCCAAAAAGTGGCGCCGGCGCATCGACGAGGTGAGCCCCTACCTGCGCGTCTTCAACGAAGTCTGCAatgctgcgcccgcgccggccaACGATGTCGACATCTATGGAACTGTTGGAGCTTTCAGAAAACTTGATATCGATTAA
- the LOC113502958 gene encoding transmembrane emp24 domain-containing protein 2, with protein MKSSWRTFSFAILFAASLLNTAHSYTITVDAHAEECFFENVEADTKMGLTFEIAEGGFLDIDVTITGPDGAVIYKGERESSGMYTFSAPTAGRYTYCFSNKMSTMTPKVVMFNLEVGAAPQAQTGNKEEEVNHNKLEDMIKELGTTLKTVKHDQEYMQVRDRIHRAINESTNSRVVMWSIFEASVLLVMTLGQVYYLKRFFEVQRVV; from the exons atgaaaagttCGTGGAGAACCTTCAGTTTCGCTATACTGTTTGCAGCGTCGTTACTAAACACAGCGCACAGCTATACTATCACAGTCGACGCGCATGCCGAAGAATGCTTTTTCGAAAATGTTGAGGCAGATACGAAAATGG GTCTGACATTTGAGATAGCTGAGGGTGGTTTCCTGGATATTGATGTGACAATCACGGGTCCCGATGGAGCCGTCATTTACAAGGGAGAGAGGGAGTCTTCCGGAATGTACACATTCTCAGCTCCTACGGCTGGCAGATATACATACTgtttcagtaataaaatgtCTACTATGACACCAAAG GTGGTAATGTTCAACCTTGAAGTAGGAGCTGCACCTCAGGCCCAGACCGGCAACAAAGAGGAAGAAGTGAACCACAACAAGTTAGAAGACATGATCAAAGAGCTCGGCACCACACTTAAGACTGTTAAACATGATCAAGAGTATATGCAG GTACGTGACCGCATTCACCGCGCGATCAACGAGAGCACAAACTCACGTGTAGTCATGTGGTCGATCTTCGAGGCCTCCGTACTCCTCGTCATGACCCTCGGCCAGGTCTACTACCTCAAGAGGTTCTTCGAAGTCCAACGCGTTGTGTAA